A single uncultured Methanolobus sp. DNA region contains:
- a CDS encoding F420-dependent methylenetetrahydromethanopterin dehydrogenase — MAKIGFIKLGNLGMSQVIDLVQDEIAAREGITVRVFGTGPKMGKDEAAATAELKNFDADFYVMISPNSSAPGPTAAREIYKDVPCIVISDGPTKKEDREALQAAGFGYIIMTVDPLIGAKTEFLDPVEMASFNSDAMKVLSTCGVVRLIQEELDKVAAMADEGKELELPHILAKPEKCIERAGFSNPYAKAKGLAALHMADMVAKINFPACFMMKEIEQVTLTAAAGHEMMRAAAQLAIEAREIEKANDTVFRQPHAKKGYQMTKTSLYEKPQQ, encoded by the coding sequence ATGGCAAAGATTGGATTCATAAAGCTAGGTAACTTAGGCATGAGCCAGGTGATCGACCTCGTACAGGACGAGATCGCAGCAAGAGAAGGAATTACCGTCCGCGTATTCGGAACCGGTCCTAAAATGGGTAAAGACGAAGCAGCAGCAACAGCAGAACTCAAAAACTTCGATGCTGACTTCTACGTAATGATCAGCCCTAACTCCAGCGCACCAGGCCCAACCGCAGCTCGTGAGATATACAAGGACGTTCCATGTATCGTTATCTCAGACGGTCCTACAAAGAAGGAAGACCGTGAGGCACTCCAGGCAGCAGGTTTCGGTTACATTATCATGACCGTTGACCCACTCATCGGTGCAAAGACAGAATTCCTCGACCCTGTAGAGATGGCATCATTCAACTCTGACGCAATGAAGGTCCTTTCAACCTGTGGTGTTGTAAGACTTATTCAGGAAGAGCTTGACAAGGTTGCAGCAATGGCAGATGAGGGCAAGGAACTTGAGCTTCCCCACATCCTCGCAAAGCCAGAGAAGTGCATCGAGAGAGCAGGATTCAGCAACCCATACGCAAAGGCAAAGGGTCTCGCAGCTCTGCACATGGCTGACATGGTCGCAAAGATCAACTTCCCAGCATGCTTCATGATGAAGGAGATCGAGCAGGTTACACTCACAGCAGCAGCAGGTCACGAAATGATGCGCGCTGCAGCACAGCTTGCAATCGAAGCAAGAGAGATCGAGAAGGCAAACGACACAGTCTTCAGGCAGCCACACGCAAAGAAGGGCTACCAGATGACCAAGACCTCTCTCTACGAGAAGCCACAGCAGTAA
- a CDS encoding proteasome assembly chaperone family protein: protein MAETDYDDNNVKIITTEIQTENPVLIEGFPGIGLVGNIASQQIIDELKMEYVGSIDSRHFPPIAVLYEGLINMPVRIYESTEHGMVMVVSDIPINPVVAYDISKALLTWAQAINVKEVVSLAGIATMSEEHKVFGAATNMEMLERIKEKVELFQMGTISGISGSIMGECLVREVPAISLLGSTMSQNPDPRAAAVVIDVLNLLYDYGINTEGLIEQAEKIEIEMQRLAEDVRTTEQPTTGGRKEFPMYG from the coding sequence TTGGCTGAAACAGATTATGACGATAACAATGTAAAGATCATAACCACAGAGATTCAAACTGAAAATCCGGTACTTATAGAGGGATTTCCGGGTATAGGTTTAGTTGGTAACATTGCAAGTCAGCAGATAATAGATGAACTTAAGATGGAATATGTAGGTTCCATAGATTCCAGGCATTTCCCGCCAATAGCGGTTCTTTACGAAGGACTCATCAACATGCCTGTCAGGATATATGAAAGCACAGAGCATGGCATGGTAATGGTAGTCTCTGACATTCCTATTAATCCTGTAGTTGCATACGATATAAGCAAAGCACTTCTCACATGGGCACAGGCTATCAATGTGAAAGAAGTCGTATCCCTTGCAGGAATCGCAACCATGAGCGAGGAGCACAAAGTATTCGGTGCAGCCACCAACATGGAGATGCTGGAGAGAATAAAGGAAAAAGTAGAACTATTCCAGATGGGAACCATCTCAGGAATCTCCGGCAGCATCATGGGAGAATGTCTCGTGCGTGAAGTACCGGCAATAAGCCTGCTCGGTTCAACCATGAGCCAGAACCCTGACCCAAGGGCGGCGGCAGTAGTTATCGATGTCCTGAACCTTCTTTACGACTACGGCATCAACACCGAAGGTCTCATAGAACAGGCAGAGAAGATCGAGATCGAGATGCAGAGACTCGCAGAGGATGTAAGGACAACCGAACAGCCAACAACAGGTGGAAGAAAAGAGTTCCCAATGTACGGGTGA
- a CDS encoding radical SAM protein, translating to MKPKYYFYRNPVFKVYAQVENNRVRMKTSGIASSIMGSFVADMMEIFENTKPSKVENDRLIYSTWMPPIPSKAFDRLVSSQMKAMRGKYVPEQITISITEECPNRCLHCALPDTKNKARLDPETVKSVIDQTIDLGTTLIIFDGGEPLLYDGLEDLISYVDQSRAIPGLFTSGVGMTPERAKSLKNAGLSMLSVSFDSANEEGHDYMRGRPGVFKDAVNALKNGLNADLLVGIYVVLSPRNVDELDDFYELAKEIGVHELSFYEIVPTGRWEGHEKEVLSSEDLKKFDDFVERTSHAEGPRVFPIPQIIRKMGCFAGRKWLHVTPEGNVLPCACMPKPYGNIHEESLASIWKKIYTDPVFCSGPCLMRDSSFRVNHLGLER from the coding sequence ATGAAGCCAAAATATTATTTCTACAGGAACCCGGTTTTTAAGGTATATGCCCAGGTTGAAAACAACCGGGTAAGAATGAAGACCTCAGGTATTGCATCATCTATTATGGGTTCTTTTGTGGCTGACATGATGGAAATATTTGAGAACACAAAACCCTCAAAGGTTGAAAATGACAGACTTATTTATTCAACCTGGATGCCTCCCATTCCAAGCAAGGCATTTGACAGGCTTGTATCCAGCCAGATGAAAGCTATGAGGGGAAAATATGTTCCTGAGCAGATCACAATTTCAATTACAGAAGAATGTCCTAACAGGTGTCTTCACTGTGCTCTGCCTGACACTAAGAACAAAGCAAGGTTAGATCCTGAAACTGTAAAGAGTGTTATCGATCAGACTATTGACCTTGGTACAACGCTTATTATCTTCGATGGAGGGGAGCCGCTTCTTTACGATGGTCTTGAAGATCTTATCAGTTATGTGGACCAGTCACGTGCAATCCCAGGTCTTTTCACATCAGGTGTGGGAATGACTCCTGAGCGTGCAAAGAGTCTCAAAAATGCAGGTCTTTCAATGTTAAGTGTGAGCTTTGACAGTGCCAACGAGGAAGGGCACGATTACATGCGTGGCAGGCCGGGAGTTTTCAAGGACGCTGTAAACGCTCTTAAGAACGGACTTAATGCTGATCTGCTGGTTGGAATTTATGTCGTTCTCTCGCCACGTAACGTTGATGAGCTTGATGATTTCTACGAACTTGCCAAGGAGATCGGTGTGCATGAACTTTCATTCTATGAGATAGTTCCAACAGGCAGGTGGGAAGGTCATGAGAAGGAAGTGCTTTCATCAGAAGACCTGAAAAAGTTCGATGATTTTGTTGAAAGAACATCCCATGCAGAAGGTCCGCGTGTTTTCCCGATTCCTCAGATTATCAGAAAAATGGGATGTTTTGCAGGCAGGAAATGGCTACATGTAACTCCGGAAGGTAATGTGCTTCCATGTGCTTGTATGCCAAAGCCATACGGTAATATTCACGAAGAAAGTCTTGCATCGATATGGAAGAAGATATACACTGATCCGGTATTCTGCTCAGGCCCATGTCTTATGCGTGATTCTTCATTCAGAGTAAATCATCTCGGCCTTGAGCGCTGA
- a CDS encoding NAD(P)/FAD-dependent oxidoreductase, producing the protein MDADIIVIGASPAGVMAARNASAKGCKVILLDKKEAVGVPTHPANTFFKGMFDRTGEEVDQSYVIKNLKGAYIIAPSGKNVIFEGDAYFLDRKKFDEFYIKQAKDAGADVRFGIEVLNVLKNDDGFIVSTSKGKIKCKLVIVSDGINSRVAALLGMKPIKHTQDIAWSLEAEIEAEGIGEPDYFEYYVGNHAPGWKSTYSPCGGNRATLGMYVRRHGTDVSDFFDAWLEKFKELKGLDDVKVISKSVGGDPIVAIPGELVADGVMIVGGSAAQSGIGYGMHAGQMCGDVAADAIAKGNTSKNFLFEYRKRWNEAYRTEYYLGRFAMETLRKMTDKEIDGMMEVFEGEDLKVLSGTPFNQALQVSKMILKNNPSSILSYRAVFRNK; encoded by the coding sequence ATGGATGCAGATATCATAGTAATAGGAGCTTCCCCTGCGGGAGTCATGGCAGCCAGGAATGCATCGGCAAAAGGCTGCAAGGTCATTCTTCTTGACAAAAAGGAAGCAGTGGGCGTACCAACTCATCCTGCAAACACATTCTTCAAAGGAATGTTTGACAGGACAGGAGAGGAAGTAGACCAGAGTTATGTAATTAAGAACCTCAAAGGCGCTTATATCATCGCACCTTCCGGGAAGAACGTTATCTTTGAAGGCGATGCTTATTTCCTTGACAGGAAGAAGTTCGATGAATTCTACATTAAGCAGGCCAAAGATGCAGGTGCTGATGTTCGCTTCGGTATAGAAGTTCTCAATGTCCTCAAAAATGATGACGGTTTTATTGTAAGCACATCAAAAGGCAAGATAAAATGCAAACTTGTCATTGTCTCAGATGGAATAAACTCAAGGGTAGCTGCACTTCTTGGCATGAAGCCAATAAAACACACTCAGGATATTGCATGGTCACTTGAGGCTGAGATAGAGGCAGAAGGTATCGGTGAGCCAGATTACTTTGAATATTATGTAGGCAACCATGCTCCCGGATGGAAATCCACGTATTCTCCATGTGGTGGCAACAGGGCTACACTTGGAATGTATGTGCGCAGGCATGGTACAGATGTTTCTGACTTTTTTGATGCATGGCTTGAGAAGTTCAAGGAACTAAAAGGTCTGGATGATGTGAAGGTCATTAGCAAATCTGTTGGTGGCGATCCGATTGTTGCAATTCCCGGTGAGCTTGTAGCTGATGGTGTAATGATTGTCGGTGGTTCCGCAGCACAGTCAGGAATCGGCTATGGTATGCATGCAGGACAGATGTGCGGTGATGTTGCAGCAGATGCTATCGCAAAAGGCAATACTTCAAAGAACTTCCTGTTCGAGTACAGAAAACGTTGGAATGAAGCTTACAGAACAGAATACTATCTTGGAAGGTTCGCAATGGAAACTCTCAGGAAGATGACCGATAAGGAGATCGATGGAATGATGGAAGTCTTCGAAGGTGAGGATCTGAAAGTCCTTAGTGGAACTCCTTTCAATCAGGCATTACAAGTATCAAAGATGATACTGAAGAACAATCCATCTTCTATACTGTCATACAGGGCAGTTTTCAGGAACAAGTAG
- a CDS encoding coiled-coil protein translates to MMKELNDKKTELKNLSEDYKKKRNELNAEASTLAAKRNELNKKTKDLINEAQEYKVLRDENNEKVKENKALRDEVNNKANDVFAKIDQIRNENNLGGPSIKDIRKEIDRLEFAQQTEVLTTNKERELVNKITELQKQYVVKKQQLESNDELKTLLAEAQEIRDEASTYHTTLSEYAQKAQEYHDKMITTFKEADKVRAESDAAHKEFVHFQEKADEQHKLFITAQKEIRDIDKELRKMKKGDVDGKKEASKAEARKDAEDIFDKFKSGEKLTMENLMALQRSGFLK, encoded by the coding sequence ATGATGAAAGAACTGAACGACAAGAAGACAGAGCTTAAGAACCTGTCTGAAGACTACAAGAAGAAACGTAACGAACTCAACGCTGAAGCAAGTACACTCGCAGCAAAGCGTAATGAGCTTAACAAGAAGACAAAAGACCTTATCAACGAAGCACAGGAATACAAGGTGCTCCGTGACGAGAACAACGAGAAGGTAAAGGAGAACAAAGCACTCCGTGATGAGGTCAACAACAAGGCTAACGATGTATTTGCCAAGATCGACCAGATACGCAACGAGAACAACCTTGGTGGTCCTTCTATCAAAGATATCCGCAAGGAGATCGACAGGCTGGAATTCGCACAGCAGACAGAAGTCCTTACAACCAACAAGGAAAGAGAACTGGTCAACAAGATCACTGAACTCCAGAAACAGTATGTTGTAAAGAAGCAGCAGCTTGAAAGCAACGATGAACTCAAGACACTGCTGGCTGAAGCACAGGAGATCAGGGACGAGGCTTCCACATATCACACTACACTTTCAGAATACGCACAGAAGGCTCAGGAGTATCACGACAAGATGATCACCACCTTCAAAGAGGCTGACAAGGTCCGTGCAGAATCTGATGCTGCTCACAAAGAATTCGTTCACTTCCAGGAAAAAGCTGATGAACAGCACAAGCTCTTCATTACAGCTCAGAAAGAGATCCGTGACATTGACAAAGAACTCCGCAAGATGAAGAAGGGAGATGTCGATGGCAAGAAGGAAGCTTCAAAGGCAGAGGCACGCAAGGATGCAGAAGACATCTTTGACAAATTCAAGTCTGGTGAGAAGCTTACTATGGAGAACCTCATGGCGCTCCAGAGATCCGGTTTCCTGAAATAA
- a CDS encoding serine protease — MNTSITEQLVHTTTRIESHLIQGNSVGTGFFFMFKFDDGMEVPVIITNKHVINGGIKGFFRLTKADTDGNPIYSEHETIKLDNFAKQWIPHPNSEVDLCILPIAPILNQNKFFLKFVSELDIPTQDEFNELVAIEDITMIGYPNGLWDSANNMPIVRRGITATHPGLDYMGKSEFIIDASVFPGSSGSPVFLLNIGSYSKKDGGIVIGSRLKCLGITYAVNQHQINGSTGSLYIPNNLGIVIKSNTILDFKPILKKILEQQSAN, encoded by the coding sequence ATGAATACATCAATTACAGAACAGCTTGTTCATACTACTACCAGAATAGAGTCTCATCTGATTCAAGGAAATTCAGTAGGTACTGGATTCTTTTTCATGTTTAAATTTGATGACGGAATGGAAGTTCCAGTTATTATTACAAATAAGCATGTGATAAATGGAGGAATAAAAGGATTTTTTAGACTAACAAAAGCGGATACAGATGGTAATCCTATTTATTCTGAACATGAAACTATTAAACTAGATAATTTTGCAAAGCAATGGATTCCACATCCTAATTCAGAAGTAGATTTATGCATTTTGCCAATTGCTCCAATATTAAATCAAAATAAGTTCTTTTTGAAATTTGTTAGTGAGCTTGATATTCCAACACAAGACGAATTCAACGAATTGGTAGCTATTGAAGATATAACTATGATTGGATATCCAAATGGTTTGTGGGATTCAGCTAATAATATGCCTATTGTCCGTAGAGGTATAACGGCGACCCACCCTGGATTAGATTATATGGGGAAAAGTGAATTTATAATTGATGCATCTGTTTTTCCAGGTTCAAGTGGTTCTCCTGTATTCCTTCTAAATATCGGTAGCTACTCAAAAAAAGATGGTGGTATTGTAATTGGGAGTAGACTCAAATGTTTAGGGATAACATATGCTGTAAATCAGCATCAAATAAATGGTTCAACTGGCTCTCTCTATATCCCTAATAATTTAGGTATTGTAATCAAATCTAATACTATTTTGGATTTCAAACCCATTCTCAAAAAAATACTAGAGCAGCAGAGTGCTAACTAA
- a CDS encoding pyruvate kinase alpha/beta domain-containing protein produces MEKTITYFDDVGKANTEEVMKLSAKRAAELGIKYVLLASTSGETALVAAEAFKGQDVKIIAITHQYGLKEPGKWEVDEDKLVKLNELGVVMTTQSHMFSGVERAIQKRIGGASRADVISDTLRAVFGKGFKVALECVMMAADSGHIPVSLDTEIIAIGGTRQGADVSVVVRPAHSFDFFGMQVREIIAMPRAKEEPK; encoded by the coding sequence ATGGAAAAGACAATCACATACTTTGACGATGTTGGTAAAGCAAATACAGAAGAGGTCATGAAGTTATCTGCTAAAAGGGCAGCAGAGCTTGGGATCAAATACGTTCTGCTGGCAAGCACAAGCGGAGAAACAGCACTTGTTGCCGCAGAAGCATTCAAAGGACAGGACGTCAAGATAATAGCGATCACACACCAGTACGGACTTAAGGAACCTGGAAAGTGGGAAGTCGATGAGGACAAGCTTGTGAAGCTTAACGAGCTTGGAGTTGTAATGACAACACAGTCACACATGTTCTCAGGTGTTGAGCGTGCAATTCAGAAGCGTATTGGTGGTGCCAGCCGTGCTGATGTCATATCCGACACATTAAGAGCTGTATTTGGAAAAGGATTCAAGGTTGCTCTTGAATGCGTAATGATGGCAGCAGATTCTGGTCACATACCAGTATCCCTTGACACAGAAATAATCGCAATTGGCGGAACCAGACAGGGTGCAGACGTATCTGTAGTTGTCAGACCTGCACATTCCTTTGATTTCTTCGGCATGCAGGTAAGGGAAATTATTGCAATGCCAAGAGCTAAGGAAGAGCCAAAATAA
- the serB gene encoding phosphoserine phosphatase SerB produces the protein MSRTSNNSDRIKLIVFDMDSTLIDAETIDELAEAAGVGDEVAAITERAMHGELDFSEALQQRVKLLKGLPLERANEALAKMPFMPGAKELVSYLKSRGYKTAMVSGGFTIAADRVGETLGMDHVVSNELLIDNGCLTGEVRGPLTDQGSKEYVLEEISEKYGIKPDECIVVGDGANDICIFKRAKYAIAFNSKPILRAHADIVITEKDLEAVIPVIQSLDSE, from the coding sequence GTGAGTCGTACCAGCAACAATTCTGACAGGATAAAGTTAATAGTTTTTGATATGGACAGCACCCTCATTGATGCTGAAACCATTGACGAGCTAGCAGAGGCCGCAGGAGTGGGAGACGAAGTAGCCGCCATAACTGAAAGGGCAATGCACGGGGAACTTGACTTTTCCGAAGCTCTTCAGCAAAGGGTAAAACTTCTCAAAGGACTTCCACTTGAAAGAGCAAATGAGGCTCTTGCCAAAATGCCTTTCATGCCCGGTGCGAAAGAACTGGTTTCTTACCTGAAATCCCGGGGTTACAAAACCGCAATGGTCTCAGGTGGCTTTACAATAGCAGCTGACCGTGTCGGAGAGACACTGGGAATGGATCACGTGGTTTCAAACGAACTTCTGATAGACAATGGGTGTCTTACAGGAGAGGTTAGAGGTCCGCTGACAGATCAGGGCTCCAAGGAGTATGTTCTGGAAGAGATCTCAGAAAAATACGGGATAAAGCCTGATGAATGTATAGTAGTTGGCGACGGTGCCAACGACATATGCATATTCAAAAGGGCAAAGTATGCAATTGCATTCAATTCCAAACCGATCCTTCGTGCACATGCTGATATTGTCATCACAGAAAAGGACCTAGAAGCAGTTATACCAGTAATCCAGTCACTGGACTCTGAGTAA
- a CDS encoding transposase, protein MDKKSIMYGGIQFEDSIGNYLNRESASICQFLHFLCIEDISKHVERAYYANNSWNYKYKISSMIKLFIVMCFRQLSYEKTVSSLTEEEAILLAFYDINGIVKLPSSKTLHNFVKYRLGEDGISEIMMLVGERILKLSQIKEAKIDSTPLEASRYDKYADYNTHYKCKMDKAHITMVGTCPVFMTHTNGKAGDTHELIKHIEALKKMNADIDMYSADTGYKAFENHADICYYLGAKPVIAYPKNAVISKEGEIERINHWVNKMWEKGGDVHASIEVKLKFLYENGRKEQVGMYLRNLNMRDEAFRNLYKKRGECEPKHGHIKEVVKFDIRRVRVESRRLYSLLSFVSYQLLVLTELQNMITKRNSFGKYF, encoded by the coding sequence ATGGATAAAAAATCTATAATGTATGGAGGAATCCAGTTTGAGGATTCTATTGGAAATTATCTGAACAGAGAAAGCGCCTCAATTTGCCAATTCCTGCACTTCCTCTGCATAGAAGATATTTCAAAGCACGTGGAACGTGCTTATTATGCCAACAATAGTTGGAATTACAAATATAAGATTTCCTCAATGATAAAACTCTTTATTGTTATGTGTTTCAGGCAGTTATCCTATGAGAAAACTGTCTCTTCTTTAACAGAAGAAGAGGCAATATTACTCGCCTTTTACGATATCAATGGTATTGTAAAACTTCCTTCATCAAAGACCTTACATAATTTTGTAAAATACCGATTAGGAGAAGATGGGATAAGTGAAATAATGATGTTAGTTGGAGAAAGGATCCTTAAACTTTCTCAAATAAAAGAAGCTAAGATAGATTCAACTCCGCTAGAAGCATCGAGATACGATAAGTATGCTGATTACAATACTCATTACAAATGCAAGATGGACAAAGCTCATATCACGATGGTAGGAACTTGTCCTGTGTTCATGACACATACAAATGGTAAAGCAGGAGATACTCATGAACTTATCAAACATATTGAAGCATTGAAGAAAATGAATGCTGATATTGACATGTATTCTGCAGACACTGGTTACAAAGCTTTTGAAAATCACGCAGATATCTGTTATTATTTGGGTGCGAAACCTGTTATTGCATATCCTAAAAATGCTGTTATCAGCAAAGAGGGTGAAATTGAACGAATCAATCACTGGGTAAATAAAATGTGGGAAAAAGGTGGAGATGTACATGCAAGTATTGAAGTTAAACTAAAGTTTCTCTATGAAAATGGAAGGAAAGAACAGGTTGGAATGTATCTGAGGAATCTAAATATGAGAGATGAAGCATTTCGCAACCTGTACAAAAAAAGAGGAGAATGTGAACCAAAACATGGCCACATTAAAGAGGTGGTCAAGTTCGATATAAGAAGAGTTAGAGTAGAGAGTAGAAGACTCTACTCTCTACTGAGTTTTGTATCATATCAATTGCTTGTACTTACTGAATTGCAGAATATGATTACGAAGAGAAATTCATTTGGCAAATATTTTTGA
- a CDS encoding UbiA family prenyltransferase: protein MVSTSGSKTRNPYLEMLRPEISDMDLALPAASALLASYLVTGGFPGLLPFIIAVIGGYAAITSSYVYNDCCDIDIDAINLPDRPLVSNKLKRDQALKYAGVLFLVASAAALYLNPESFVVLVIAVVTISIYSKLAKRMTFLSFVPVGIAYGLVPIGIWLAFDPAGVLKDSLDELILPLPAIFLGLMMCFTDWGFTLSGVARDVEGDRARGAPTFPVTFGIPATSKFVTFMWTVGVIASIAIGITVEMGPVYFAGALLAGGWMLIQSFDFIKNPTEQRGGRLFLQGSRYRGIMFGSLILDVILCILVPAYSGILW, encoded by the coding sequence TTGGTTTCCACTTCAGGCTCTAAAACACGAAATCCTTATCTTGAGATGCTAAGGCCGGAAATTTCGGACATGGACTTAGCCCTGCCTGCAGCCAGTGCTTTACTTGCATCTTATCTAGTCACAGGTGGTTTTCCCGGACTACTACCGTTCATCATAGCTGTAATAGGCGGCTATGCGGCTATTACCAGTTCCTATGTTTACAACGATTGCTGCGACATCGACATCGATGCTATAAATCTGCCTGACAGGCCGCTTGTATCTAACAAGCTAAAACGAGATCAAGCATTAAAGTATGCAGGAGTCTTATTTTTAGTTGCAAGTGCAGCAGCTCTTTATCTTAATCCTGAATCATTTGTGGTTCTTGTAATTGCAGTGGTGACCATCAGTATATACTCAAAACTCGCAAAAAGGATGACATTCCTGAGTTTTGTTCCGGTGGGGATAGCATATGGTCTTGTGCCCATTGGCATATGGCTTGCTTTTGATCCGGCAGGTGTTCTCAAAGATTCTCTCGATGAGTTGATATTACCGCTTCCTGCAATATTCCTCGGTCTGATGATGTGTTTCACTGATTGGGGTTTCACACTTTCAGGCGTGGCAAGAGATGTAGAAGGCGACAGAGCCAGAGGTGCGCCGACATTCCCTGTAACATTCGGTATTCCTGCAACATCAAAATTCGTTACTTTCATGTGGACAGTAGGTGTTATAGCTTCCATTGCTATTGGAATTACAGTGGAAATGGGGCCTGTTTACTTTGCAGGTGCATTACTTGCAGGCGGCTGGATGCTCATTCAGTCATTTGATTTCATAAAGAACCCAACAGAGCAGCGTGGAGGAAGACTTTTCCTTCAGGGCTCAAGATATAGAGGAATAATGTTCGGTTCTCTTATACTCGATGTAATACTTTGTATACTCGTGCCGGCATATTCCGGTATCCTGTGGTAA
- a CDS encoding DUF473 domain-containing protein, producing MEYIALTGISERVISELRQNRLLTIEIRSPHNFLAALRMNVGDMLFLTHTSPEDLTGGSMGIITKLVRHQVSTHRVMQSNEAFYEERETTSLRLQLDPKCIARVRKVLNNTIGEVTKVDAEEIPLYNAR from the coding sequence ATGGAATATATTGCTTTAACAGGAATATCCGAGCGTGTTATCTCAGAACTGAGACAAAACCGGCTTCTGACAATAGAGATCAGAAGTCCTCACAACTTTCTTGCAGCACTACGCATGAATGTAGGCGACATGTTGTTCCTCACACACACAAGCCCTGAAGACCTCACAGGCGGCAGCATGGGCATAATCACCAAACTGGTCAGGCATCAGGTCTCAACACACCGTGTAATGCAGAGCAACGAAGCCTTTTACGAGGAACGTGAAACCACAAGTCTCAGACTTCAGCTCGACCCCAAATGTATTGCACGTGTCAGAAAAGTCCTGAACAACACCATCGGTGAAGTCACAAAAGTAGACGCGGAAGAGATTCCACTCTACAACGCCAGATGA